The following are encoded together in the bacterium genome:
- a CDS encoding glycosyltransferase family 2 protein, giving the protein RRSYFIGRWIRHCGWYPGFQLRLFKKDRTTVSLSRVHEGFLVEGRIGELPGDLDHYSHRSLADSLEKMNRYSTLEALDRLDRGRVRPVDFITHPLSAFLRKYIGRSGFRDGMPGLMLCWISSLLTMAVYMKRWHWQRSTPAEQQAARERHQ; this is encoded by the coding sequence CCCGGCGCTCCTATTTCATCGGCCGCTGGATTCGTCATTGCGGCTGGTATCCGGGCTTTCAGCTGCGCTTGTTTAAAAAAGACCGCACGACGGTGAGTCTATCACGCGTGCACGAGGGATTTCTCGTGGAGGGCCGCATCGGCGAGCTGCCGGGCGATCTGGATCACTACAGCCATCGTTCTCTGGCAGACAGTCTGGAAAAGATGAATCGCTATTCAACCCTGGAGGCGCTGGATCGTCTGGACCGGGGGCGGGTGCGGCCCGTTGATTTCATCACCCATCCCCTGTCGGCGTTCCTCCGCAAATACATCGGCCGCTCCGGTTTTCGCGACGGCATGCCCGGGCTGATGTTGTGTTGGATTTCTTCTCTGCTCACCATGGCGGTTTATATGAAACGATGGCACTGGCAGCGGTCGACTCCGGCCGAACAGCAGGCTGCCAGGGAGCGGCACCAATGA
- a CDS encoding glycosyltransferase family 2 protein: MSTLAVIVIARNEAENIGDCLAGAAWADELIVIDSQSTDATVEIARRYTDQVYVEPWRGYAENKTMALNRCHSDWVFWLDADERITAPLAEEIRRLIDSQPAENGFRVARKAYFLGRWIRHGGWYPGYVLRLFRRHSGRFNDHLVHEGVEVDGACGRLKNSLLHYTDRTLEQYLEKFNRYTTLAAQELHGRGRRAGAISFLFRPLHQFVKMYVIKRGFLDGVEGLMLCLLSAHYVAAKYAKLWEISHCAEEKK, encoded by the coding sequence ATGAGCACGCTGGCCGTCATCGTCATCGCCCGCAATGAGGCGGAAAACATCGGCGACTGTCTGGCCGGCGCCGCCTGGGCGGATGAATTGATCGTCATCGACAGTCAGAGCACAGACGCCACGGTCGAGATCGCACGCCGCTATACCGACCAGGTGTATGTCGAACCCTGGCGCGGTTATGCGGAGAACAAAACCATGGCCCTGAACCGCTGTCACAGCGACTGGGTCTTTTGGCTCGACGCCGACGAGCGCATCACCGCGCCGCTGGCTGAGGAGATCCGTCGCCTGATCGACTCCCAGCCGGCGGAAAACGGTTTTCGCGTGGCGCGCAAAGCCTATTTTCTCGGCCGCTGGATCCGGCATGGCGGTTGGTATCCGGGCTATGTGCTGCGCCTGTTTCGACGCCATTCCGGCCGATTCAACGACCATCTCGTGCATGAGGGGGTGGAGGTAGACGGCGCCTGTGGAAGGCTGAAGAACAGCCTGCTGCACTATACCGATCGCACGCTGGAACAGTATCTGGAAAAGTTTAACCGCTACACCACGTTGGCCGCGCAGGAGCTGCATGGCCGCGGCCGCCGTGCCGGAGCGATCTCGTTCCTGTTTCGGCCGCTGCATCAGTTCGTTAAAATGTACGTGATCAAGCGGGGCTTTCTGGACGGCGTGGAGGGACTCATGCTCTGTCTGCTCTCCGCTCATTACGTGGCAGCCAAGTATGCCAAGCTCTGGGAGATTTCCCATTGCGCGGAAGAGAAAAAATGA
- a CDS encoding STAS domain-containing protein, with amino-acid sequence MKYAVEKKASTAVLHIGEERLDSRFTSELKAQLLLLLSEQELSTILVDMKQTTYADSSGLGALLLGLRQARDTGKKFALVGAQKRVISLIKIAHLDELMVNYSSVAAALKALA; translated from the coding sequence ATGAAGTATGCGGTGGAAAAGAAAGCCTCCACAGCGGTTCTGCACATCGGAGAGGAACGGCTGGACAGCCGCTTCACCTCTGAGCTCAAGGCGCAGTTGCTGCTGCTCCTCAGTGAACAAGAACTCTCGACCATACTCGTGGATATGAAGCAGACGACCTATGCGGACAGTTCCGGTCTGGGCGCTTTATTGTTAGGCCTTCGCCAAGCCCGTGACACCGGTAAAAAATTTGCACTGGTGGGAGCGCAGAAACGGGTCATCAGTCTGATCAAAATCGCCCATCTGGATGAGCTGATGGTCAATTATTCGTCCGTGGCCGCAGCCCTGAAAGCTTTGGCCTGA
- a CDS encoding zinc ribbon domain-containing protein: MPIYEYQCSDCRRRSTLLIRTREEAEQPVCSFCGSARMQRIMSRFAAIKSEESRLESLSDPSRWSGVDENDPAGVARFVKRMGSELGEDLSRDEIDQMADEAAREAESGAGADEDVP; this comes from the coding sequence GTGCCGATCTATGAATATCAATGCTCGGATTGCCGCCGGCGTTCGACTCTTTTGATCCGCACCCGGGAGGAAGCCGAGCAGCCGGTCTGTTCGTTCTGCGGCAGCGCGCGGATGCAGCGGATCATGTCTCGATTTGCAGCGATCAAGTCCGAGGAGAGCCGGTTGGAAAGCCTGTCGGATCCCAGCCGTTGGTCCGGTGTCGATGAGAACGATCCCGCCGGCGTGGCCCGGTTCGTCAAACGGATGGGCAGCGAGTTGGGCGAAGATCTCAGCCGCGATGAAATCGATCAAATGGCGGATGAGGCGGCGCGCGAAGCGGAATCGGGCGCCGGCGCGGACGAGGATGTGCCGTGA